One Lacticaseibacillus rhamnosus genomic window carries:
- a CDS encoding glycerophosphodiester phosphodiesterase, giving the protein MGKRLTLIVFLVPLFLLLSGFTLVGHRGDPLNYPEETFQSFDSAFNNGADYVELDVHESADGVIVIQHDTTIQRTTGANLAIAKTNFAQLQQYHTKNGEPIHSLEELFAHEQQTKHKFLIETKIVKGEPHPHLEDKVAALIKQYHMENRVMFHSFSAASLKRLQAVLPNIPRILIVGSLKRINFDVLTYVDGINLSSDLVTPQLVTQLHDLGKKVYVWDEMNEDRAKWTWLVNLNIDGVVTNYTSLGHEFQTLKAAAVTTSINDLGANSSLAALPVYENPYQPLLRSERLAPQTPIMISSMVSLAGSTYYQIGDNAFVPAETINLAPEAGWASLFLHQRIVITSRHFKVPVHADPLHQQAITGHVGNHKCYWVLAARYQSGQLYLKTKIGWLNAKDLQVLPTAENMHIWLTLYRSIPENQKPLLHWALGDTAFDTPLLNASVLNIG; this is encoded by the coding sequence ATGGGCAAACGACTCACACTGATAGTCTTTTTAGTGCCATTATTTCTTCTGCTTTCGGGGTTTACGCTAGTCGGCCACCGTGGTGATCCTTTAAATTATCCGGAAGAGACCTTTCAAAGTTTCGACAGCGCTTTTAACAACGGAGCTGATTACGTTGAGCTTGACGTCCATGAAAGTGCAGATGGTGTGATTGTGATTCAACATGACACCACGATTCAGCGAACGACTGGTGCCAACTTGGCGATCGCGAAAACAAACTTCGCACAACTTCAGCAATATCATACCAAAAATGGCGAACCGATTCACAGCCTAGAGGAACTCTTCGCCCATGAGCAACAAACAAAGCATAAATTCCTGATTGAGACTAAAATTGTAAAAGGTGAACCGCATCCGCATCTAGAAGACAAAGTTGCGGCCCTGATCAAGCAATATCACATGGAAAATCGCGTGATGTTTCATTCATTCTCAGCAGCTAGCCTCAAACGCTTGCAGGCAGTTCTACCAAATATTCCGCGAATTTTGATCGTTGGCTCGCTTAAGCGGATCAACTTTGACGTCTTGACGTACGTGGACGGTATTAATCTAAGTTCCGATTTAGTGACGCCGCAACTTGTCACCCAACTGCATGATCTTGGTAAGAAAGTTTATGTCTGGGATGAAATGAACGAGGATCGGGCGAAATGGACTTGGCTCGTCAATCTCAACATTGATGGCGTCGTCACTAATTACACCAGCCTCGGCCACGAGTTTCAAACGCTTAAGGCAGCTGCTGTCACCACCAGCATCAATGATCTTGGCGCAAACTCAAGCCTTGCTGCACTGCCAGTTTATGAAAATCCTTATCAGCCATTGTTGCGCTCTGAACGGCTGGCACCGCAAACCCCGATCATGATTTCCAGCATGGTTTCCCTCGCTGGCAGTACTTACTATCAAATTGGCGACAATGCGTTTGTCCCTGCCGAAACCATTAACCTTGCCCCTGAAGCCGGTTGGGCAAGTCTTTTTCTCCATCAGCGCATCGTCATCACCAGCCGACACTTTAAGGTACCCGTGCACGCCGATCCCTTACATCAGCAAGCCATTACCGGCCATGTTGGCAATCACAAATGCTACTGGGTATTAGCAGCCCGTTATCAAAGCGGCCAGCTGTATTTAAAAACAAAAATCGGTTGGTTAAACGCCAAAGATTTACAGGTGCTGCCAACCGCCGAGAATATGCATATCTGGCTCACGCTCTATCGCAGCATCCCCGAAAACCAAAAACCGCTCCTTCACTGGGCACTTGGCGACACGGCCTTCGATACACCGCTTCTCAATGCCAGTGTCCTGAACATCGGTTAA
- a CDS encoding YibE/F family protein, which produces MKYIGKWLLPFIAAIAVFIGMQFDSGLYTKPIGRVEAVKVVKTESHQDEDQNHDRLVRQQVQVRLLNTANRGRRVTMHNTYSFSGGLDNQLRVGEQVFLDVNKGTYTLNNVKRDAILAGLLVLTFGLIFLVMGRRAWLTSISILLNTLIFFAAVEWEIGSKQWQAWWLFVGLAVVFTVLTAVFIVGFKAIAVAISLGSLVATGLAVALGYGIMAMTNYNGVHFEEVKYATQTPQLLFFAQVVIGSLGAVLDEASDISVAIFQLHETAKERFRAGMAIGRNVMGPLISVLFMIFIADTFMESVLWIRNNNSIAQTVIWVMGLGFAQSLISAFGIVLAVPVTSGLAALMAKIKKVTA; this is translated from the coding sequence GTGAAATACATAGGTAAATGGCTACTGCCGTTTATAGCGGCAATTGCGGTTTTTATCGGCATGCAGTTTGATAGCGGCCTTTATACCAAACCGATTGGGCGAGTCGAAGCCGTGAAAGTAGTCAAGACCGAGAGTCATCAGGATGAAGACCAGAATCACGATCGTCTGGTGAGGCAACAGGTGCAGGTTCGGCTGCTGAATACTGCTAACCGGGGGCGGCGGGTCACCATGCATAATACCTACTCGTTTAGCGGCGGCTTGGATAATCAGCTGCGGGTTGGTGAGCAGGTGTTTTTGGATGTCAATAAAGGCACCTACACATTGAACAACGTCAAACGAGACGCAATTCTGGCGGGGCTTTTGGTGCTAACGTTTGGTTTGATTTTCCTTGTGATGGGACGGCGTGCTTGGTTAACGAGTATCAGTATTTTGCTGAATACGCTGATCTTCTTTGCGGCAGTTGAATGGGAAATTGGCAGTAAACAGTGGCAAGCCTGGTGGTTATTTGTCGGGTTAGCGGTTGTTTTTACTGTTTTAACGGCTGTCTTCATTGTCGGATTTAAAGCGATTGCTGTTGCTATTTCTTTGGGATCCTTGGTGGCGACCGGACTGGCAGTGGCGCTTGGTTACGGGATTATGGCCATGACAAACTACAATGGGGTTCATTTTGAAGAGGTCAAATATGCTACCCAAACGCCGCAGTTGCTGTTCTTTGCTCAGGTTGTTATCGGTTCTTTAGGAGCCGTGCTTGATGAAGCAAGTGATATTTCGGTCGCTATTTTCCAGCTTCACGAGACGGCTAAAGAACGATTTCGCGCTGGCATGGCCATTGGACGGAATGTGATGGGTCCCTTAATTTCCGTGCTTTTCATGATCTTCATCGCCGATACGTTTATGGAGTCGGTTTTGTGGATTCGCAATAATAATTCGATCGCGCAAACGGTTATCTGGGTGATGGGACTTGGTTTTGCCCAAAGTCTGATTAGCGCATTCGGCATTGTCCTGGCAGTACCGGTGACCAGCGGATTAGCGGCGTTAATGGCTAAGATTAAGAAGGTGACAGCATGA
- a CDS encoding YibE/F family protein has protein sequence MNAILALALVLVVMMFIVGGKQGLANFFALAANALLMILVVILMASGFNPIIVAVIFGLIILAATIFLSTNQLNVAGPAFVSALLIMTLLVGLILVVMTLSQTAGFGPEDSESLEGFSVYIGVSFPHILIATTLLGTLGAIAEAAIAVAAGMDEIKDQASSAGIKQMGHEIIGTALNTLFFGFFGGFSSLFIWFASLRYPFSQVINNKIFVGELLQVLISVIAVILTVPMTTWVVATRHAHRRKE, from the coding sequence ATGAACGCGATTCTTGCGCTAGCCTTGGTGTTAGTGGTCATGATGTTTATCGTTGGCGGCAAGCAAGGCTTAGCGAACTTCTTTGCCTTGGCTGCCAATGCCCTGCTTATGATTTTGGTCGTGATATTAATGGCCAGCGGGTTCAATCCGATTATTGTCGCGGTTATTTTTGGCTTAATCATTTTAGCGGCAACGATCTTTTTGAGCACCAATCAGCTTAATGTTGCTGGGCCTGCGTTTGTTTCTGCTTTATTGATCATGACGTTACTGGTCGGTTTGATTTTGGTGGTCATGACCTTAAGTCAAACAGCCGGTTTCGGGCCGGAAGATTCCGAGAGCCTTGAAGGTTTCTCGGTGTATATTGGGGTTAGTTTTCCACACATTCTGATTGCAACAACTTTACTGGGCACGCTTGGCGCCATCGCTGAAGCGGCGATTGCGGTCGCAGCCGGGATGGATGAAATTAAGGATCAAGCGAGCAGCGCGGGCATTAAACAAATGGGTCATGAAATCATTGGAACGGCTTTAAACACGCTGTTCTTCGGTTTTTTTGGTGGTTTTTCCTCTTTGTTTATCTGGTTTGCTTCCCTTAGATATCCTTTTTCACAAGTGATTAATAACAAAATTTTCGTTGGCGAGTTATTGCAGGTCTTGATTTCGGTTATTGCGGTGATCTTAACGGTACCGATGACCACTTGGGTTGTGGCGACAAGACATGCACATCGTCGGAAGGAGTAA
- a CDS encoding metallophosphoesterase, which translates to MQYFIADTHFFHADLLGDNDFAPRLFPSVEAMDDAMIQAWNARVDDRDVVYHLGDIAMNPEHFPQPPEVLAILLQLHGRIVFIKGNHDYESLFKYLHRHDPGVNGLPKFTFHSVGTIIKDDHTQFIMTHYPLMMGIVKQTLNLHGHIHHNSVNIAENINVGVDAPERDLLVPHLPFGTPLTAAEIHEIYRLKVAVLSKER; encoded by the coding sequence ATGCAATACTTTATTGCGGACACCCACTTTTTTCACGCGGATCTTTTAGGTGATAATGACTTTGCACCGCGACTTTTTCCATCTGTAGAAGCAATGGACGATGCGATGATTCAAGCTTGGAATGCACGGGTTGACGATCGGGATGTGGTGTATCATTTGGGCGACATTGCCATGAATCCGGAGCATTTTCCCCAGCCGCCGGAAGTTTTGGCAATCTTATTGCAGCTTCACGGTCGCATTGTTTTTATCAAGGGCAATCATGATTATGAATCGTTATTCAAATATCTGCACCGGCATGACCCGGGCGTAAATGGTTTGCCTAAGTTCACGTTTCATTCGGTTGGTACGATTATCAAAGACGATCACACGCAATTTATTATGACACACTATCCGCTGATGATGGGAATTGTGAAGCAGACACTGAATCTACATGGTCACATTCATCACAATAGTGTCAACATCGCGGAAAATATCAACGTCGGCGTGGATGCACCGGAGCGCGATTTACTGGTGCCGCATTTGCCTTTCGGGACGCCACTGACGGCAGCTGAAATACATGAGATTTATCGACTAAAGGTTGCAGTTTTGAGTAAGGAACGGTAG
- a CDS encoding bifunctional metallophosphatase/5'-nucleotidase → MEKLVILHTNDLHSHFENWPKIRRFMLGTRAAEQAQGASVLAFDDGDAMDRSVPLTEATDGQINIQLLNEIGYDAVTIGNNEGVGNPHAVLEHLYDHANFPVALANLFEPDGTRPRWAKPVVMKQTPAGTRVAIVGFTAPFFLTYEPNGWQVKTVADVFPAILKQLEGSYDVLVVLSHLGIEADRHLAQHYPQIDVIIGGHTHHLLPEGELHGTTLLTAAEKYGHYVGKITLTLNDDHHIQTRRAETFQTALLQSAAADPREIQGYESKGIALLKQQQVAHLPKQLAISYDRPSPLLDFGLAAVAATAQTDAAILNAGLFLTPLGPGVVTQADLLACLPHPMHLLKVTLSGKELWRLIMEMEKNRMFLRHFHMIGMSFRGKIFGDIGYRGITVDREKRRVLWQGEPLIPEKQYTFATVDNFLFIPFFPTIEIMGSNELLFPKILRQVIGDYMAKVYPR, encoded by the coding sequence GTGGAGAAGTTGGTGATCCTGCACACGAATGACTTGCATTCCCACTTTGAAAATTGGCCAAAAATTCGGCGATTCATGTTAGGAACACGGGCGGCTGAGCAAGCGCAAGGAGCTAGTGTCTTAGCGTTTGACGATGGGGATGCCATGGATCGATCCGTGCCACTAACCGAGGCAACCGATGGCCAGATTAACATTCAATTGTTAAACGAAATCGGTTATGACGCAGTAACCATTGGCAATAATGAAGGCGTCGGTAATCCGCATGCAGTGCTGGAACATTTATATGATCATGCCAATTTTCCGGTTGCACTTGCCAATTTATTTGAGCCGGATGGGACCAGACCACGCTGGGCAAAACCGGTTGTTATGAAGCAGACACCAGCAGGAACCCGAGTGGCGATTGTGGGCTTTACGGCACCGTTTTTTCTCACGTATGAACCGAATGGCTGGCAGGTTAAGACGGTGGCGGATGTTTTCCCGGCAATACTTAAGCAGCTGGAGGGTTCGTATGATGTTTTGGTTGTTTTGTCGCATTTAGGCATTGAAGCCGACCGACATTTGGCGCAACATTATCCGCAAATAGACGTCATTATCGGTGGGCACACGCATCACTTGCTCCCTGAAGGCGAATTGCATGGCACCACTTTGTTAACCGCCGCTGAAAAATATGGTCATTATGTTGGGAAAATAACCTTAACCTTAAATGATGACCATCACATTCAAACGCGGCGAGCCGAAACTTTTCAAACGGCTTTGTTGCAAAGTGCCGCGGCGGATCCACGTGAGATTCAAGGCTATGAAAGTAAAGGAATCGCCTTATTAAAACAACAGCAAGTCGCACATTTACCTAAACAGCTAGCCATTAGCTACGATCGGCCCTCACCGTTACTTGATTTTGGTTTAGCCGCGGTGGCAGCAACCGCTCAGACGGATGCTGCAATTTTGAATGCCGGCTTGTTTTTGACCCCTCTTGGCCCCGGGGTTGTCACCCAAGCCGATTTGTTAGCTTGCTTACCGCATCCGATGCATTTACTGAAGGTGACTTTGAGTGGTAAGGAACTTTGGCGGCTGATCATGGAAATGGAAAAGAATCGGATGTTTTTACGACACTTTCACATGATCGGGATGAGTTTTCGCGGGAAAATTTTTGGCGATATCGGCTATCGCGGGATAACGGTGGATCGGGAGAAGCGGCGGGTTTTATGGCAAGGTGAGCCGCTGATTCCGGAGAAGCAATATACGTTTGCGACCGTCGACAACTTTTTATTCATTCCATTTTTCCCAACCATCGAGATTATGGGCAGTAATGAATTGCTTTTCCCCAAAATCTTGCGGCAGGTTATCGGTGACTACATGGCAAAAGTTTATCCAAGATAG
- a CDS encoding YutD family protein encodes MGERSPLSEQIDDALIPALKKDLRIVNVGHDLITIDGRRYRIVENYRDACDLERLNERYNDILDKYDFIVGDWGYDQLRLRGFYKDDRRGASKDQLISTLEDYLYEYCNFGCAYFVLACLDKPAPKSSPRRQGRDQHSQTTKNAQRKHANKHPLHGKRKANKPYTEKSVRSPQFRGEQAKTVHQNQPRKRHFTIRQRETNKK; translated from the coding sequence TTGGGTGAACGATCACCATTATCCGAACAAATCGATGATGCCTTGATACCGGCCTTAAAAAAAGATTTACGAATCGTCAATGTCGGGCACGATTTGATCACGATCGATGGGCGCCGGTATCGGATTGTCGAGAATTATCGGGATGCCTGCGATCTTGAGCGATTAAATGAACGCTATAATGATATTCTTGATAAGTATGATTTCATTGTCGGCGACTGGGGATATGACCAGTTACGGCTTCGGGGCTTTTATAAAGACGATCGCCGTGGTGCCAGCAAAGATCAGCTTATCAGCACATTAGAAGATTACCTGTATGAATACTGTAATTTTGGCTGTGCTTACTTTGTGCTTGCATGTCTAGACAAGCCCGCCCCTAAGTCGAGTCCCCGCCGGCAAGGACGCGATCAGCATTCGCAAACGACTAAGAATGCGCAGCGTAAACATGCCAATAAGCACCCATTACATGGCAAACGTAAAGCCAACAAACCATACACGGAAAAGTCAGTTCGATCACCGCAATTTCGCGGCGAACAGGCTAAAACCGTACACCAAAACCAACCACGCAAACGGCATTTTACGATCCGTCAACGTGAGACTAACAAGAAGTAG
- a CDS encoding TIGR01457 family HAD-type hydrolase, giving the protein MKYKGYMIDLDGTIYRGKERIPAAKDFVERLQAARIPFLFLTNNTTKSPEDVVDNLAKNHDIHVTPDQIYTPSLATAAYLTDLNHGDVSGKSVYIIGELGLKQALLDTGLRLNEVDPDYVVVGLDYDVTYHKFELATLAIKRGAKFIGTNADTNLPNERGLVPGAGSLIALVERSTQQRAFYIGKPEPTIMEKALKKMGLPKDSVAMVGDNYNTDIKAGLNAGIDTILVYTGVSTRDYVSKQVHQPTHQIDQLTDWEV; this is encoded by the coding sequence TTGAAGTATAAAGGTTATATGATTGATCTGGATGGAACGATTTATCGGGGGAAAGAACGGATTCCGGCAGCAAAGGATTTTGTCGAACGGTTGCAAGCGGCGCGGATTCCGTTTTTATTTTTAACGAACAATACGACTAAAAGCCCTGAAGATGTCGTTGATAATTTAGCCAAAAATCACGATATTCATGTCACGCCTGATCAGATTTACACGCCATCATTGGCAACGGCGGCTTATTTGACGGACCTTAATCACGGGGATGTTTCAGGGAAATCCGTGTATATCATCGGTGAGCTTGGCTTGAAGCAAGCACTTTTGGATACCGGATTACGGTTAAATGAAGTGGATCCGGACTATGTGGTAGTGGGCTTGGATTATGATGTCACCTATCATAAGTTTGAATTGGCGACTTTGGCCATTAAGCGTGGCGCCAAGTTTATCGGCACCAACGCGGATACCAACCTACCCAATGAACGGGGATTGGTTCCAGGAGCTGGGTCACTGATTGCATTAGTAGAGCGTAGTACCCAGCAGCGCGCTTTTTACATTGGCAAACCGGAGCCGACAATTATGGAGAAAGCACTTAAAAAGATGGGCTTGCCTAAAGACTCGGTTGCCATGGTGGGTGATAATTACAACACCGATATTAAGGCGGGATTAAACGCGGGCATTGATACGATCCTGGTTTATACCGGGGTGTCAACGCGTGATTATGTGTCTAAACAAGTTCATCAGCCAACGCATCAAATTGACCAGTTAACGGACTGGGAGGTTTAG
- a CDS encoding TIGR01906 family membrane protein — protein sequence MKRAGQWVVLWLAIISTVILVTILSTLLTFPIYAHMDDLPQIAAMSLGRLYHNYLQLMAYLNFPWIGTLRMQDFPTSLHGAVHFADVRRLFIFDILVALVTLPFAIRWLHRLKATSKRYLLVRPFMIGAVVPIGLTALLAMNFDRFFIVFHEMLFRNQDWLFDPATDPIINVLPEGFFMLCFLLAFGLFEAVMIWGIWRGRQDARLGSKQ from the coding sequence ATGAAACGCGCTGGGCAGTGGGTGGTTCTTTGGCTGGCAATAATTAGTACCGTCATTTTGGTCACGATCCTGAGCACGTTGCTGACGTTTCCAATTTATGCACATATGGATGACTTACCGCAAATTGCCGCTATGTCATTAGGAAGGCTTTACCACAATTACTTACAATTGATGGCTTACCTGAATTTCCCTTGGATTGGGACACTTCGAATGCAGGATTTTCCAACTAGTCTGCATGGAGCGGTTCACTTTGCTGACGTGCGTCGTCTGTTTATTTTCGATATCCTCGTGGCCCTCGTAACGCTGCCTTTTGCTATTCGTTGGCTACATCGGCTCAAAGCCACGAGTAAGCGTTACTTGTTGGTGCGACCGTTTATGATCGGGGCAGTCGTGCCAATCGGGTTAACGGCACTATTGGCGATGAACTTTGACCGGTTCTTTATTGTTTTTCATGAAATGCTTTTCCGGAATCAGGACTGGCTGTTTGATCCGGCAACCGATCCGATTATCAATGTTTTGCCGGAAGGATTCTTCATGCTTTGTTTCCTACTAGCATTTGGTTTGTTTGAAGCAGTGATGATATGGGGCATTTGGCGAGGGCGGCAAGATGCACGGCTCGGGTCAAAGCAATAG
- a CDS encoding VTT domain-containing protein: MTQLFDFILHIDEHLITIVNSFGPWTYVILFAMVFIETGVVVFPFLPGDSLLFAASALAANAAYNLNVWILFAVFLAAAVLGDTVNYEIGKRVGSAASTGKGWFGRLINRDKLRQAEAFFDKHGGKTIAIARFMPLIRTFAPFVSGGSRMHYGKFIHYNLLGGFLWVTLCVLGGFYFGNVTFVKEHFSLVALGIVLISLLPMVIAAVKTRTAKVADR; the protein is encoded by the coding sequence ATGACCCAGTTGTTTGATTTCATCTTACACATTGATGAACATTTGATCACCATCGTCAATAGCTTCGGCCCCTGGACCTACGTCATCCTCTTTGCGATGGTCTTCATCGAAACCGGGGTCGTTGTCTTCCCGTTCTTACCCGGAGATTCACTGTTGTTTGCCGCAAGTGCTTTAGCTGCCAACGCGGCTTACAACTTGAATGTCTGGATTCTCTTCGCGGTTTTCTTGGCTGCTGCGGTTTTAGGCGATACTGTTAATTATGAAATCGGTAAGCGTGTCGGTTCTGCTGCTTCTACCGGTAAAGGCTGGTTCGGGCGCTTGATCAATCGTGACAAGTTGCGCCAAGCAGAGGCCTTCTTCGATAAGCATGGCGGCAAAACAATTGCAATTGCCCGTTTCATGCCGCTTATTCGCACTTTTGCCCCATTCGTTTCCGGTGGTTCCCGTATGCACTATGGTAAGTTCATCCACTACAATTTACTTGGCGGTTTCTTATGGGTCACCTTATGCGTGCTCGGCGGTTTCTATTTCGGTAATGTGACTTTTGTAAAAGAACACTTTTCACTCGTTGCGCTTGGCATCGTCTTGATCTCACTTCTACCAATGGTCATTGCCGCGGTTAAAACCCGCACTGCCAAAGTCGCTGATCGCTAA
- a CDS encoding phosphatidylglycerophosphatase A family protein, whose product MTNEEKLYERTIQLLHERGVQLSDIGELVMFLQERFIPKLTIEEATQNVRIVLRKREVQNAVMTGIALDKAAEANSLEEPLQKIIAEDEGLYGVDEVLAFSIVNVYGSIGFTNYGYIDRIKPGILAKLNAHEPGIIHTFLDDIVGAMAAAAASRLAHSHPEIEDDIY is encoded by the coding sequence ATGACAAATGAAGAGAAATTGTATGAACGCACGATCCAGTTATTACACGAGCGCGGTGTGCAACTCAGTGATATTGGTGAACTTGTCATGTTCTTACAGGAACGTTTCATTCCTAAATTGACGATCGAAGAAGCCACGCAAAACGTTCGCATTGTTTTGCGTAAACGGGAGGTTCAAAATGCCGTGATGACTGGCATCGCTTTAGATAAGGCTGCTGAAGCAAACAGTCTTGAGGAGCCTTTACAGAAGATCATTGCAGAAGATGAAGGGCTTTATGGGGTCGATGAGGTGTTGGCCTTTTCAATCGTCAATGTTTATGGATCAATTGGTTTTACTAATTACGGCTATATTGATCGGATTAAGCCAGGAATTCTGGCCAAGCTCAATGCCCACGAGCCGGGGATCATCCACACTTTTCTTGATGATATCGTCGGGGCAATGGCTGCCGCTGCTGCCAGTCGCCTTGCCCACTCCCATCCGGAAATCGAAGACGATATTTATTGA
- a CDS encoding NAD(P)/FAD-dependent oxidoreductase has protein sequence MSVQHVYEITVIGGGPVGMFAAFYAGLRQADVLLLESLDELGGQTGNLYPAKILYDIGGFPHVSGKDLVAQLKTQLMHFKPDVKTATEVQTIDEADDGTFVLHTSQGDFHTKTVIVATGGGAFTPRKLAVDYDPALEGQQLFYFVQDLETFRDQEVAIAGGGDSAIDWALALEPIARHVTLIHRRSKFRGLEASVAALEKSSVTIETPYLIEAVTHENKRLAVRLKEVRGEDQPTLTVDKLLVNYGFVTDKRHLQAWQFKTDRNGILVDSQMQTSRPGIFAIGDAVSYAGKLPLIASGFGEAPTAINEALSRLYPERRQALHSTQLYR, from the coding sequence ATGTCAGTGCAGCATGTATATGAAATCACTGTGATTGGCGGCGGCCCGGTCGGCATGTTCGCCGCTTTTTATGCCGGGTTACGTCAAGCAGATGTCTTATTATTAGAAAGTCTTGACGAACTCGGTGGTCAAACCGGAAATTTATATCCGGCCAAGATTCTTTATGATATCGGCGGCTTCCCCCATGTCAGCGGTAAGGATTTAGTCGCTCAACTGAAAACTCAGCTGATGCATTTTAAGCCGGACGTCAAAACAGCTACTGAAGTTCAGACCATTGACGAGGCTGATGATGGTACTTTTGTTTTGCATACGAGCCAAGGAGATTTCCACACTAAAACGGTCATTGTTGCGACTGGTGGCGGTGCCTTCACGCCGCGTAAATTAGCCGTTGATTATGACCCCGCTTTAGAAGGTCAGCAACTTTTTTATTTTGTTCAAGATCTGGAGACTTTTCGCGATCAGGAAGTTGCCATCGCTGGCGGCGGCGATTCTGCCATTGATTGGGCTTTGGCGCTGGAGCCGATTGCCCGGCATGTTACTTTAATTCATCGCCGCTCCAAATTTCGCGGACTTGAGGCAAGTGTGGCTGCACTTGAAAAAAGTAGTGTGACGATCGAAACCCCGTATTTAATCGAAGCCGTCACGCACGAAAATAAGCGCCTGGCTGTACGCTTAAAAGAAGTTCGTGGTGAGGACCAGCCCACCTTAACAGTCGACAAATTGCTGGTTAATTATGGCTTTGTTACTGACAAACGGCATCTTCAAGCATGGCAGTTCAAAACCGATCGTAATGGCATCCTGGTTGATTCACAGATGCAAACCAGCCGACCCGGAATTTTTGCGATTGGTGATGCCGTCAGTTATGCCGGAAAGTTGCCATTGATTGCCAGCGGCTTTGGTGAGGCACCGACTGCCATTAACGAAGCGCTCAGTCGGCTTTACCCGGAACGCCGTCAAGCTTTGCACAGTACCCAACTTTATCGATAA
- a CDS encoding peptidylprolyl isomerase, whose translation MDYPQLELAEFKGPKAIFETSEGHFEIALFPKQAPKTVDNFIGLAKKGYYDGLIFHRIIADFMIQGGDPTGTGMGGESLWGKPFEDEFSNQLFNLKGALSMANAGPNTNGSQFFIVTNRHLDPSMKAQLSEAGFPEPIIKAYEQGGTPWLDHRHTVFGQVLSGLSVVEKIGQVKTGANDKPVEPVTIDRLTIQD comes from the coding sequence ATGGACTATCCACAACTAGAACTTGCAGAATTCAAAGGACCAAAAGCAATTTTTGAAACCAGCGAAGGACATTTTGAGATTGCACTATTTCCAAAACAGGCTCCTAAAACCGTTGATAACTTCATCGGCTTAGCTAAAAAAGGGTACTACGATGGCCTGATTTTTCACCGCATCATTGCCGATTTTATGATTCAAGGCGGCGACCCGACAGGCACGGGAATGGGCGGCGAAAGCCTGTGGGGCAAACCCTTTGAAGATGAATTTTCAAATCAACTATTTAATCTAAAAGGTGCTTTGTCAATGGCCAACGCGGGTCCTAACACCAACGGCAGTCAATTTTTCATCGTCACGAATAGGCATCTGGATCCGAGCATGAAGGCACAATTAAGCGAAGCCGGATTTCCCGAACCGATTATCAAAGCCTATGAACAAGGCGGCACACCGTGGTTAGATCATCGCCACACCGTTTTTGGTCAAGTGTTATCAGGACTATCGGTTGTGGAGAAAATCGGTCAAGTCAAAACCGGTGCCAACGATAAGCCGGTTGAGCCGGTGACGATCGATCGGTTGACAATTCAAGACTAA
- a CDS encoding CvfD/Ygs/GSP13 family RNA-binding post-transcriptional regulator: protein MEYRIGDILTGKVTGVQPYGAFVMLDEHTQGLVHISECQHGYVKDTSDIFNVGQRVEVVILDIDEYTKKISLSLRALQAPPRLGKKRRRKHYWTSRKFHTGFAPIAAHLDGWVAEALEHLDGETTHK, encoded by the coding sequence ATGGAATATCGCATAGGAGATATCTTGACTGGCAAAGTGACAGGGGTCCAACCATATGGGGCGTTTGTCATGCTGGATGAGCACACACAAGGTTTAGTGCACATTTCAGAATGCCAGCACGGTTATGTCAAGGACACCAGCGATATTTTTAACGTCGGCCAGCGAGTTGAAGTTGTGATCTTGGACATCGACGAATATACCAAAAAAATTAGTTTATCCTTGCGTGCGTTGCAAGCGCCGCCTCGGTTAGGTAAGAAGCGGCGTCGCAAACATTACTGGACCAGTCGTAAATTTCACACCGGCTTTGCACCGATTGCCGCTCATTTAGATGGGTGGGTCGCTGAAGCACTTGAACACTTAGATGGAGAAACCACTCATAAATGA